taCCAActatgtagttgtttttgttttatatctttatctttttataattattttacattCTAAAAAAATCggttatattttgtatataaatgggtgtatatataatttctagtaaaaaaaatcggttcatttgcaatggtataaaaatatttgttttttttacttatttaattttattataattttctttagaattgtGTGAGTGgatgttattaataatttaattcagtgttaattttaatttaaattatatgaaaaaagttaTTGCTTCAGTTTTggggaaatttttatataaattttaaaaataaaatataaaaaattaaattaaaataaaatatatttataattttataggaGCTTGtgttttgagattttttattttgtttttttttttttttttttNNNNNNNNNNtttttttttttttttttttttttggtggcaGGCATCTaagtttttgtgttatttttttattaattaattaaatattagttGTTGGtaaaatcatttatttcataattttttttcttgagctgatatgattaaaatatttgtaatattttttttttaatttttatatatttttttcgtatttttgcattttttataattttaataaattttttaaatttataaaaaagattgtggtgtttttttataaagctttattttttaaaggttttctaGCAAAAGgtcgttattttttaaaaagggaGAAAAGTTCTTTTGCAAGGAAATCTTTGAAGGAAAacgattagttttctttaataaagtcAAAACTTTcgagagttttctataaaaaagtaaagttttctattcaaaagacaatatttttaacattttctcaaaaaaaaaaaaaaatattattgtccgtttaaatatagaactttttttttaaaattttttagaaaaatacaatctttcgaagattttctataaaaaggtaactttttttaaactatcTTTAACAAAGATAACTATatccaaaatttttctataaaaactaaaactagactatgtgccagactataaactagactatagactagattatagactataaactagattttagactagactatagactggtctattgtctataggctagtatatagtctagtctataggctagtctgtagtctagtctataggttagtctataggctagtctatagtctagtctataggttagtctatagtctatagactagtctctagtttagtctataggctagtctatagtctagtctataggctagtctatggtctagtctataggccagtctatagtctaatctgtaggctagtctatagtcttgtctataggctagtctatagtctagtctatagtctagtctataggctagtctatattctagtctataggctagtctatagtctagtctataggctagtctatagtatattctagactagtatatagtctagtttatagtcgggtctaataatctagtctatagtcttgtctatagtctagtctatagtctagtctatagtctagtctatagtctagtctatagtctagtctatagtctagtctatagtctagtctttaatcttgtctatagtctagtttatagtctagtctatagtctatagtctagtctatagtctagtctatagtctagtctatagtctagtctatagtcgggtctatagtctagtctgtagtcgggtctatagtctagtctatactctagtctatagtctagtctatactctagtctatagtctagcctatagtctagtttatagtctagtctatagtatagtctatagtctagtctatactctagtctatagtctagtctatagtctagtccataatctagtctaaagtctagtctataatctattctacaatctagtctattgcccattttataatgtagtctatagtcaagtctagtttatagtctatagtctagtttataatctagtctatagtctagtctatactctagtctatagtctagcctatagtctagtctattgtctagtcaatagtctagtctatagtctagtctagtctagtccatagtctagtctaaagtctagtctataatctattctaaaatctagtctattgcccattttataatgtagtctatagtcaagtctagtttatagtctatagtctagtttataatctagtctatagtctagtctatagtctggtcaatattcttgtctatagtgaagtctatagtctagtcaaaattttctatagaaaaaatgaaatattccaaaattttctattgaaaagagaATCTttgaaaattgaattatttttttttaatttgtttatttacttttgtattaagaagtatttgtttttttttcgaaaaagttaaaagtttcCTTTACTAAAAAGCAAATAgtagaaataaaacttttgttctCCCTTTAACAGAAAACAACCGGCctttatggttttttttttttttcttgtttaacttttgttaaatattctatatattttgtttctttgtttcttATGAGcacataattttcttaaagactctaatacaaaataaagaagaatAAAATTTCGATTTCAGAGCAACAACAAGCTAAaccaaaaaaacacaactaattaaataacatacataaatttttgttaatttttgttttgtttcattcataataaatcatacaaataaatttcttatttatcaaacaaattcaaactaaaagtaaaagaaattacataaaaattataatatttcttcTACATGCACTTATAGTTTATATAGAAtagaatttcaaagaaaaacaacaaaaatttttaaattagaaaaaatctcACGTTTTTCTCTGCTTCCCGGTGCGGGTTAATTATGACGACGacaaataaaaactgtaaagTGTTTCGTTTTCTAAAAGAGATTCTCTCACTCATCAAtaattaaagaattaaattCTACCTtgagtatatatgtattaacttttgttgtttatatttagtAAAAGTAAGAACGataaaagtaaatgtttttttttcaaccaaaACACTCCTTCTATTCCTTGTCGTCTTTAGCACTTCGTCATCATACTGAGaatcattataataattattattatgtttaattaatataaacaaaaattgtatttttttatatttatattgtttctcattttgtttgtttgaatattGTTTGTGGTTTTCATGTTGTTTCTTTTCATCgttcttttcttttataatttttaaaaaaatctctatctttcttcttttgtttacaccatttttaacattaaattttaattaaattattattaatattctgTTGACGTTTACGTTTGGCATTCATGGCATCAACAATGGGTTGGCGTTTGGCATTGTATTTCTTATTGAGTTCCTCGATTTCTTTTTCCATTTCAGAGTCAATATTATTGAGACGTTGATTTAAATCATCGAAtgtaagaaatttcaaaaattcaaattcacCATCCACATAGGTATGGGATTGTGTGTGTAAATGATGATGAGGATGATGTTGGGCTGGTGGTTgaggatgttgttgttgttgtggtggcTGTGGATAGGCAGGATGTGGTTGCATTTGAtgctgttgctgttgatttAAAGCTAAAAGATGTTGTTCATTAACCATGGGATTAACACCATAATAAGCAGCAGCGGCTGCGGCAGCAGCATTTGCCGCAGCCTGctgttgcatttgttgttgctgtaaatGTTGTTGATGCTGTTGCAGGCCGTATTGATTAATGGCTGAGATTTGTTGGAAATGCATTTCCATATTATTTTCCCAATTGGTATCATTTGAATTGGCATTCGATAGCGGTGGATGCTGCAGTTGTTGATGATTATTGAGATTATGATTATTTACATTTGAGGCCTGATTATTGGCCTGCGCAGCGGCTAGAGCAGCAACATGAGCTGCAGCGGGAGAATACTCTGTGGCTTTGTCGGATACATCGGCGGTAGGATTTTTACGTTCGAAATGATCCAGGAACTGTGGACGATAGCGTGGCTTAACGAAATCATTACGTTTGGTCGTAGATGAATCGTCGGAATCGGAATTGATAACCATGGTGCCtagaaaattgattttgtaaataaaaattagtacaatattttcaaatttagatATAATCTAAGATGGTTATGTCAGTCTTCAATGCATTCATGTATCCAtgtacctatctatctatctatctatctatctatctatctatctatctatctatctatctatctatctatccatctatttttctatctatctatctatctatctatctatctatctatctatctatctatctatctatctatctatctatctatctatctatctatctatctatctatctatctatctatcgatctatctataacaatattttttataccgcCAGAACTTACCCAAATTAGACTCTAACTCTACCATAGTACCACTATCCACTGCCGCTATATCACCGCCATCCGCCGCCTTATTAGCCGCAGCACCACCTATACCGCCCATTTTACCCGGACACAAGGTACCCGTATCTTCGGGATGTGAAATCATTGTAGCATCCGAAGCATTTGAGGTCTGCTGATATTCACCGAATTTCTCCGGCACCAGAGTGCCAGGATCATCGATAAACGTCTTAACCGTCTCAGCGGGAAATTCATGTTCCTCTTCGTGTAAGAGATCTTCTTGTTGGGTAGCCAAACTTTTAGCTTGACTTCCCTGCACCGAA
The window above is part of the Lucilia cuprina isolate Lc7/37 chromosome 6, ASM2204524v1, whole genome shotgun sequence genome. Proteins encoded here:
- the LOC111681997 gene encoding serine/threonine-protein kinase hippo, coding for MSSKSELKKLSEESLLQPPEKVFDIICKLGEGSYGSVYKALHKESSSIVAIKLVPVESDLHDIIKEISIMQQCDSPYVVRYYGSYFKQYDLWICMEYCGAGSVSDIMRLRKKTLTEDEIATILSDTLKGLVYLHLRRKIHRDIKAGNILLNTEGFAKLADFGVAGQLTDTMAKRNTVIGTPFWMAPEVIEEIGYDCVADIWSLGITALEMAEGKPPYGDIHPMRAIFMIPQKPPPSFREPDRWSTEFIDFVSRCLVKNPEERATASDLLEHEFIRNAKQRGILKPMIEETCAIREQQRTARSAGGSVQGSQAKSLATQQEDLLHEEEHEFPAETVKTFIDDPGTLVPEKFGEYQQTSNASDATMISHPEDTGTLCPGKMGGIGGAAANKAADGGDIAAVDSGTMVELESNLGTMVINSDSDDSSTTKRNDFVKPRYRPQFLDHFERKNPTADVSDKATEYSPAAAHVAALAAAQANNQASNVNNHNLNNHQQLQHPPLSNANSNDTNWENNMEMHFQQISAINQYGLQQHQQHLQQQQMQQQAAANAAAAAAAAYYGVNPMVNEQHLLALNQQQQHQMQPHPAYPQPPQQQQHPQPPAQHHPHHHLHTQSHTYVDGEFEFLKFLTFDDLNQRLNNIDSEMEKEIEELNKKYNAKRQPIVDAMNAKRKRQQNINNNLIKI